AGTTGGAGACGGGCGAGGACGGAGACCTGGATGACCAGGGCGACGACGACCAGGGCGGTGGAGAGCAGGGTCCGGTTGATGCGCATGGGGATCAGCCCTGCTCCTGGTCGTCGGCCGCGTTGTCGGGTTGCTGTGCGTTGCCCTGCTGGTCGCCTGCCGCGTCACCGGCGTCGCCGCCGCCCGGCTTCTCGTTGATGTTGCCGACGACCTTGCCGGAGCCGTCGACGAGGTCGCCGTTGGGCTGGACCGTGACGGTGACCGTGGGGGTCGGCTTCGGCTTCGTCTTGGCGGGCTGCTTGGGCAGGACCGTGTCGCGCGGGTCCTGCCGGGGGGCCTGGACGACGACGCCGACGATGTCGAGCTTGGTGAACCCGACGTACGGCTTCACGTAGACCGTCCGGGTCAGTGCGCCGCCGGAGGGGTCGACGCGGACGACCTCGCCGACCGGGACGCCGGGCACGAAGGGCTTGTCCTTGCTGGAGCCGAAGGTCACCAGCCGGTCGCCGGCCTTGACCTCGGCCTTGCCGTTGAGGAACTGCACCGACAGGGGGCGCGAGCCCTGGCCGGTGGCGAAGCCGAGTTCGTCGGTCTTCTCCATCCGGGTGCCGACGGTGAAGTCGGGGTCGTTGGCGAGCAGGACCGTCGCGGTGCTCGGGCCGACGGTGGTGACCCGGCCGACCAGACCTTCCCCGTTGAGGACGGTCATGTCGCGGCGGATGCCGTCGTCGGACCCGGCGTCGATGGTGACCGTCCAGGAGAAGCCCTGGGCCGCTCCTATGGCGATGACCTCGGCGCCCTTGATGCCGTACTGTCCGGCGCCCGCGTTCTTCAGCATGGCGTCGAGCTGACGGACCCGGCTGTTGGTGCGGTCGTCGCTGCCGAGCTTGGCCTTCAGCGCCGCGTTCTCCTTCTCCAGGGTGGAGATCCGGTCGTGCCGGTTGCCGGAGTCCCTGACCGCGCCTATGGCGTTGCCCACCGGGTCGACCGCTGCCGCGACGCCGTTCTCGACCGGTCCGAAGACGGTGGCCGCGGCCTGCCGCGCACCGTCGACCGGTGACCCCTCGCCGCCTCGGATATCCACCGTGATCAGGGCGAATGCGATGGCGATCAAGAGCACCAGGAGCAGCCGGCTCTCTCGTGTGTCCCTCACGTGCGGCGGCCGTGCCTTCCTCGTCGGAATATTCGTGGCTGTGTACGTCTCCGTACGGGGTACCGGTCGGGTGTGACCCCGCTCCAGTACGTGTACAGCAACGATCTATATCAACGATCCGGCGACCGGAGCGGGTGCGTCCGCTCGCCGGATCGGGTGTGTCCCGCGGAATCCGCGCTCCGTCTAACGACGGGGCTGGGCGTCCAGCACCTGCTGGAGCGCCTCGAACTCCTCGACGCACTTGCCGGAGCCGAGCGCCACCGAGTCCAGGGGGTCCTCGGCGATGTGGATCGGCATGCCCGTCTCGTGGCGCAGACGTTCGTCCAGACCGCGCAGCAGCGCGCCGCCGCCGGTGAGGACGATGCCGCGGTCCATGACGTCGCCGGACAGCTCGGGCGGGCACTTGTCGAGCGTCGTCTTCACGGCGTCGACGATCGCGTTGACCGGTTCCTCGATGGCCTTGCGGACCTCGGCGGCCGAGATGACGACCGTCTTGGGAAGGCCGGAGACCAGGTCGCGACCGCGGATCTCGGTGTGCTCGTCCTTGTCCAGGTCGTACGCCGAACCGATCGTGATCTTGATCTGTTCGGCGGTCCGCTCACCGAGGAGGAGCGAGTACTCCTTCTTGATGTGCTGGATGATCGCGTTGTCCAGTTCGTCACCGGCGGTCCGGATCGACTGGGCAGTGACGATTCCGCCGAGCGAGATCACGGCGACCTCGGTGGTGCCGCCGCCGATGTCCACGACCATGTTGCCGGTGGCCTCGTGGACCGGCAGACCGGAGCCGATGGCCGCGGCCATGGGCTCCTCGATGATGTGCACCTGGCGCGCGCCGGCCTGCGTGGACGCCTCGATGACGGCGCGGCGCTCGACTCCGGTGATACCGGAGGGCACGCAGACGACGACACGGGGACGGGCCAGATAGCGACGCTTGTGGATCTTGAGGATGAAGTAGCGGAGCATCCGCTCGGTGATCTCGAAGTCGGCGATCACGCCGTCCTTCAGCGGCCGCACGGCAACGATGTTGCCCGGCGTGCGCCCGATCATCTTCTTGGCCTCGGAGCCGACCGCCAGAATTCCGCCGGTGTTGGTGTTGATGGCCACGACGGACGGCTCGTTCAGAACGATGCCGCGCCCCCTGACGTACACCAGCGTGTTGGCAGTCCCGAGGTCGATAGCCATGTCACGGCCGATGAACGACATTGAGTTCCCCTTGTTCCCCATGAGGATGCGTCGGGCCTTCCCAGGTAGCGAAGATGGCTTGTTCTGGTAGGCGAGGTTGGCGCTGCGGGCGTGGAAGCTTCCATCGTAGTGCCGTATGCACGGACACAGCGCGAGGGTCCTTCGCCATTGTGAGCGGAACGGGTGGCCGTTCTACCCATGGTGACGTTACGTCGGAGGGATGCGTTCCCGCGATCCCAAACCCTATGCCGAGGGGCGACCGAATTACTTCGGTCGCCCCTCGCCTACAGCGCTGTTTGGCCGATCGGGTCAGGAAAGTCCCGGAAAGAAAAGCTTCAGTTCTCGCTCTGCGGACTCCTCCGAGTCCGAGGCGTGGATGAGGTTCTCCCGGGTGATCGTGCCGAAGTCCCCACGGATGGACCCGGGCGCGGCGGCGATCGGATCGGTGGGGCCGGCCAGGGCGCGGACGCCCTCGATGACCCGCTCGCCCTCGGCCACCAGGGCGACGACGGGGCCGGAGGCCATGAACTCCATGAGCGGCTCGTAGAACGGGCGGCCCTTGTGCTCGCCGTAGTGCTGCTCCAGCGTCTCGTGGTCCAGGGTGCGCAGCTCCAGGGCGGTGATCCGCCAGTTCGCCTTGCGCTCGATGCGGCCGACGATCTCGCCGATCAGGCCACGGCGGACCGCGTCGGGCTTGAGCAGGACGAGAGTGCGCTGAGTCATGTACGGCTCCTTGCAAGGCCAGGCATACGGGTGCGGTGAGGCGAGATTACAGGGGTACGGGAACGGATCCACGCCCGGGTTCACCCTGGGTCACCTTCACCCCCCGGATCCGCCGGAACCCGCGGCGGGGACGGGCGTGTCGGCCACCCCCTAGGCGGTGGCCTCTTCGGCTTCCTGCTGGGCGGCCCAGCGCGCCTTGGCCTCGTCGATCTTGCGGCCGTAGTGGATCGAGGCCCACCACAGCCCGCCGAAGGCCAGCCCCAGGACGAACATCATCGGGACCACGAAC
This sequence is a window from Streptomyces parvus. Protein-coding genes within it:
- the ndk gene encoding nucleoside-diphosphate kinase, whose protein sequence is MTQRTLVLLKPDAVRRGLIGEIVGRIERKANWRITALELRTLDHETLEQHYGEHKGRPFYEPLMEFMASGPVVALVAEGERVIEGVRALAGPTDPIAAAPGSIRGDFGTITRENLIHASDSEESAERELKLFFPGLS
- the mreC gene encoding rod shape-determining protein MreC gives rise to the protein MRDTRESRLLLVLLIAIAFALITVDIRGGEGSPVDGARQAAATVFGPVENGVAAAVDPVGNAIGAVRDSGNRHDRISTLEKENAALKAKLGSDDRTNSRVRQLDAMLKNAGAGQYGIKGAEVIAIGAAQGFSWTVTIDAGSDDGIRRDMTVLNGEGLVGRVTTVGPSTATVLLANDPDFTVGTRMEKTDELGFATGQGSRPLSVQFLNGKAEVKAGDRLVTFGSSKDKPFVPGVPVGEVVRVDPSGGALTRTVYVKPYVGFTKLDIVGVVVQAPRQDPRDTVLPKQPAKTKPKPTPTVTVTVQPNGDLVDGSGKVVGNINEKPGGGDAGDAAGDQQGNAQQPDNAADDQEQG
- a CDS encoding rod shape-determining protein — its product is MSFIGRDMAIDLGTANTLVYVRGRGIVLNEPSVVAINTNTGGILAVGSEAKKMIGRTPGNIVAVRPLKDGVIADFEITERMLRYFILKIHKRRYLARPRVVVCVPSGITGVERRAVIEASTQAGARQVHIIEEPMAAAIGSGLPVHEATGNMVVDIGGGTTEVAVISLGGIVTAQSIRTAGDELDNAIIQHIKKEYSLLLGERTAEQIKITIGSAYDLDKDEHTEIRGRDLVSGLPKTVVISAAEVRKAIEEPVNAIVDAVKTTLDKCPPELSGDVMDRGIVLTGGGALLRGLDERLRHETGMPIHIAEDPLDSVALGSGKCVEEFEALQQVLDAQPRR